One window of Desulfomonilaceae bacterium genomic DNA carries:
- a CDS encoding DUF202 domain-containing protein produces the protein MPEITEDKKSAKIRSRRVHMANERTFLAWIRTSIGIMAFGFVVEKFSLFINEVSYVLGKSNIDKIALPSHGYSSIFGILLVGLGASMGVLAFIRYKALEKQIDEDIYQPSLILDMLLTSAILAIGLFLVIYLIHST, from the coding sequence ATGCCGGAGATAACAGAAGATAAAAAATCTGCAAAGATCCGTAGCCGCCGTGTCCACATGGCAAACGAGAGGACATTTCTTGCATGGATAAGGACGAGCATTGGGATCATGGCATTTGGTTTTGTTGTTGAGAAGTTTTCATTGTTCATAAATGAAGTGTCATATGTTTTGGGGAAGTCAAATATTGACAAAATCGCTCTTCCTTCTCACGGATATTCATCAATTTTTGGAATACTCCTAGTGGGCCTTGGCGCCTCAATGGGTGTGCTTGCTTTTATCAGATATAAAGCGCTTGAAAAGCAAATAGATGAAGATATATATCAACCCTCATTGATACTTGACATGCTGCTAACCTCAGCAATTCTTGCAATCGGGCTCTTTCTTGTAATTTATTTAATTCATAGTACTTAG
- a CDS encoding PAS domain S-box protein: MSDHDKTIEQLIDELNKMRLQMDEWKAAQKLLSEKESLYRKIVDKAGEAILVIQDGRIKFVNQTASELTGYSTDEGLASQAIEAFVHPDDRDMVNQYHVRRLQGDNTPFRYDYRFLCRDGTVKWAEMNSSLIMWEGKPAGLCLVSDITERKQAEDALRESEIVHRTLCKNIPGIVYRVLLSEPVTMNFFNPTIEPITGFTETELTMGDVCSIDPLILEEDKARVVELVKQAIAEDRPFDVEYRIRHKSGSIRHLREYGRPIKSLAGERFYIDGVIFDDTERKLAVEALARSEETFRLIVEGAPEAVLVQTGGILAYVNAPALKLFGANSPSDLIGKPVMDRFHPSFHETIKERIRLLNVEKKEVMPLEEIWLRMDGSVINVDVSAVPINFRGQDGALVFARALTERKRIEQENQVLQAQLLQAQKMEALGTLVGGIAHDFNNMLQTIIGYSELLLINKKTDQPNYKDIETIIQTGKEGADLVKKLLAFGRQAPIFPIDLDLNHQITELIPLISRTLPRVVQIDVDLTDEPVTIHADPNQISQTVMNLAINASDSMANGGHLKIGTTNVWLDDEYCRTHHGVKPGNYLMLSISDTGCGMDEKTLARIFEPFFSTKQRGAARGTGLGLSAVQGILEQQGAYITCESQPGIGSEFRIYFPAIGSGPTIQQKKSQLSQTAGAETILVVDDAPAIVELARRVLINAGYSVITATNGREALEIYRTRGREISLVILDLLMPEMSGKDCLMELVKIDPQVKVLVATGFSPGDDLHREINPLVRGFVQKPYGMAELVNQARSVLDAKRERP; encoded by the coding sequence ATGTCAGATCATGACAAAACCATCGAGCAACTTATCGATGAATTAAATAAGATGCGTCTCCAGATGGATGAGTGGAAGGCTGCTCAAAAGTTGTTGAGTGAAAAGGAATCACTATATCGTAAGATAGTTGACAAGGCTGGTGAAGCCATTTTAGTAATTCAGGACGGACGGATCAAGTTTGTAAACCAGACTGCTTCAGAGCTGACCGGATATTCAACAGATGAAGGTTTGGCTTCCCAGGCCATTGAAGCCTTTGTTCACCCGGATGACAGGGACATGGTTAACCAATATCACGTTCGACGACTTCAGGGTGATAATACCCCCTTTCGGTATGATTACAGATTTTTGTGCAGGGATGGGACCGTGAAGTGGGCGGAGATGAATTCTTCCTTGATAATGTGGGAAGGAAAACCTGCTGGTTTGTGCCTTGTCTCTGACATTACCGAGCGTAAGCAGGCGGAAGACGCTTTGCGGGAAAGTGAGATAGTCCACAGGACCTTGTGTAAAAATATTCCCGGAATTGTTTACAGAGTTTTACTTTCTGAGCCGGTTACAATGAATTTTTTTAACCCTACGATTGAACCCATTACAGGATTTACAGAAACCGAACTGACAATGGGGGATGTCTGTTCGATCGACCCGCTGATTCTGGAGGAAGATAAAGCCAGAGTGGTGGAGTTGGTCAAACAAGCTATAGCTGAAGACAGACCATTCGATGTAGAATATCGAATTAGACACAAAAGTGGCTCAATCAGGCATCTTCGAGAATATGGCCGGCCTATTAAAAGCCTTGCTGGGGAGCGCTTTTACATAGATGGAGTGATTTTTGACGATACCGAGCGTAAGCTGGCGGTCGAGGCTTTAGCACGTAGCGAGGAGACTTTTAGGCTAATTGTTGAGGGGGCTCCGGAGGCTGTGCTTGTCCAGACCGGTGGTATTCTTGCCTACGTGAACGCGCCTGCGCTGAAACTATTCGGTGCAAACTCGCCGAGCGACCTTATTGGTAAACCTGTCATGGACCGTTTTCATCCCAGTTTTCATGAGACAATAAAGGAGCGCATTCGACTGCTGAACGTCGAGAAAAAAGAGGTGATGCCATTGGAGGAGATCTGGCTGCGAATGGACGGCTCTGTAATCAATGTAGACGTTTCCGCTGTCCCAATAAATTTTCGCGGACAAGATGGGGCCTTGGTATTTGCTCGTGCCCTAACCGAGCGCAAGCGGATCGAGCAAGAAAATCAGGTTCTTCAGGCTCAGCTTCTTCAGGCCCAAAAGATGGAAGCCCTTGGCACTCTGGTCGGAGGCATAGCCCACGACTTCAACAACATGCTCCAAACGATCATTGGCTATTCCGAACTCCTATTGATAAACAAGAAAACCGACCAACCTAACTACAAGGACATTGAAACCATAATTCAAACAGGTAAAGAAGGGGCGGACCTTGTAAAGAAGCTGCTGGCGTTTGGCAGACAGGCCCCGATATTTCCCATCGACCTGGATCTGAACCATCAGATCACGGAACTGATCCCTCTAATTTCTCGAACTCTGCCACGGGTTGTGCAAATTGACGTCGATTTAACCGACGAGCCGGTGACGATTCATGCGGACCCGAACCAAATCTCTCAAACCGTTATGAATCTCGCCATCAATGCCTCTGATTCCATGGCTAATGGTGGACATTTGAAGATCGGAACTACGAACGTCTGGTTAGACGATGAGTATTGCCGGACCCATCACGGAGTCAAACCAGGAAACTATTTGATGCTGTCAATTTCTGACACCGGTTGCGGAATGGATGAGAAAACCCTTGCACGAATTTTTGAACCTTTCTTTTCCACAAAACAAAGAGGCGCAGCAAGAGGAACCGGGCTCGGTCTTTCAGCGGTACAGGGCATATTGGAACAGCAAGGCGCTTATATAACGTGTGAAAGTCAACCGGGAATTGGTTCCGAATTCAGGATTTATTTCCCTGCTATAGGCTCAGGGCCTACGATTCAGCAAAAGAAATCTCAGTTATCTCAAACAGCCGGAGCGGAGACAATACTGGTGGTAGACGACGCCCCAGCGATAGTTGAACTCGCTCGGCGGGTTCTCATAAACGCTGGTTACTCCGTCATTACAGCCACCAATGGAAGAGAAGCTCTTGAAATCTATAGAACCAGGGGAAGGGAGATCTCTCTAGTCATTTTGGACCTTCTCATGCCTGAAATGTCCGGCAAAGACTGTTTGATGGAACTGGTCAAGATTGATCCCCAAGTGAAAGTACTTGTAGCAACCGGCTTTTCCCCAGGCGATGATCTTCACAGAGAGATTAATCCACTTGTAAGAGGTTTTGTGCAAAAGCCATATGGGATGGCTGAACTAGTGAACCAGGCGCGTTCCGTGTTGGATGCCAAGCGTGAACGTCCCTGA
- a CDS encoding sigma 54-interacting transcriptional regulator, with the protein MLEDRLKIMLIEDNRVDARLIKEMCLDCESVDLDIQVESRLASGLARLGTGGVTGVLLDLNLPDSQGIETLIRVESEFPEIPIIVLTGQEDEAVAVEAVKHGAQDYLFKGMVDGNLLVRSLRYAIERKRIKVDLIKARDELERRVEERTSELLTTNERLKKEFAERNQAEEALRQSELRLNLALNGAGLGSWDYNLETGEAIYDRRLAKILGFTLDEVPSHLLWLENLTHPDDWSRGVEMFNEHLEGRTPLYEAEFRLRPRLGDWKWVLARGSVVERDKDGKPLRVAGTYLDITERKTAEDALRVSEERFRAIFDGAQDMIFMMDRSLKYTQANPAMAKLLGLDVSEIIGRKPQDIYGEKIARQLRLLDLRVLGGESIEREHTARIKGVSLTLNTILRPLHNAEGEIIGVFGISRDVTERAKAFPSPKASFESYPSEAMRATMREALSAAASDGTVLLQGESGSGKDYLARWIHDHSKRALGPYFSLNCAAISRELAESELFGHERGAFSGAHGRKRGLLELAEGGTLLLNEIGELPISLQSKLLTFLDTRSFLRVGGEKPINVNARIISATNRSLDKEVEEGRFLSALFYRINVFGITVPPLRDRIEDIPVLLEEIMSRLAAELQLTHLPYVDPAFAIALTRYDWPGNVREFRNVLERSLMLSDGHSLSLTLPSVKASSEDWSHVSSFPVHEATLHDVTDEVIKSLILEALRRCEGNRRSAARMLGIARDSLYRHMKRFGIMSENRTADEDD; encoded by the coding sequence ATGCTGGAAGATCGTCTAAAAATCATGTTGATAGAGGACAATCGCGTCGACGCCCGTCTCATTAAAGAGATGTGCCTGGATTGTGAGTCCGTTGACCTGGATATCCAGGTTGAATCCCGTCTGGCGTCGGGATTAGCCCGTCTTGGAACAGGCGGCGTCACAGGGGTTCTTCTAGATCTGAATTTGCCCGATAGTCAGGGTATTGAAACGTTGATCCGCGTTGAATCTGAGTTTCCTGAAATTCCAATTATCGTGCTTACCGGCCAGGAAGATGAAGCTGTAGCCGTTGAGGCTGTAAAACACGGGGCGCAGGATTACCTGTTCAAGGGCATGGTAGACGGAAACCTGTTGGTTAGATCCTTACGTTACGCCATAGAACGCAAACGAATAAAGGTAGACCTTATCAAAGCAAGGGACGAGTTGGAGAGACGGGTTGAGGAACGCACGTCGGAACTGCTAACGACGAATGAGCGACTCAAGAAGGAATTCGCTGAGCGCAACCAGGCAGAAGAGGCGCTGAGACAGAGTGAACTGAGGCTGAACCTGGCATTGAACGGAGCGGGCCTCGGGTCGTGGGACTACAACCTTGAGACAGGCGAGGCCATTTACGACCGGCGTTTGGCCAAAATACTCGGATTTACACTGGATGAAGTTCCGTCACATCTCCTTTGGTTGGAGAATCTCACTCATCCAGACGACTGGTCTCGAGGTGTGGAGATGTTTAATGAGCACCTGGAAGGACGCACACCTTTATATGAGGCCGAATTTCGACTTAGGCCCAGGTTGGGCGACTGGAAGTGGGTTTTGGCCCGTGGTTCAGTCGTAGAGAGGGATAAAGACGGCAAACCGTTGCGGGTAGCCGGAACTTATCTTGATATTACCGAACGGAAGACGGCTGAGGATGCCTTGCGTGTCAGTGAAGAACGTTTCCGGGCAATATTTGACGGCGCCCAGGACATGATTTTCATGATGGATCGTAGTCTTAAATACACGCAAGCGAACCCCGCGATGGCCAAACTTCTAGGACTTGACGTGTCCGAAATCATTGGACGCAAGCCCCAGGACATCTATGGCGAAAAAATCGCTCGACAGCTTCGACTGCTGGATCTCCGCGTACTCGGAGGAGAGTCCATCGAAAGAGAACACACTGCCCGGATTAAGGGTGTCTCGTTGACCCTGAATACGATCCTCAGACCTCTTCACAACGCCGAGGGAGAAATTATCGGCGTATTCGGGATTTCTCGTGATGTGACGGAGCGCGCGAAGGCATTTCCAAGCCCAAAAGCATCTTTTGAAAGCTACCCCTCGGAGGCCATGAGGGCGACCATGCGCGAGGCCCTCTCGGCAGCCGCCAGTGACGGCACGGTTCTGCTTCAGGGGGAGAGCGGGAGCGGGAAAGACTATTTGGCGCGCTGGATCCACGACCATTCGAAGCGGGCGCTAGGTCCTTACTTTTCGCTGAATTGCGCTGCCATATCAAGGGAATTGGCGGAATCAGAGCTTTTCGGACATGAGCGTGGCGCATTTTCAGGAGCGCATGGCCGTAAACGAGGACTTCTTGAGTTGGCGGAAGGAGGTACCCTCCTGTTAAACGAAATAGGGGAACTTCCAATCTCGTTGCAGTCCAAGCTTCTTACGTTTCTGGACACAAGGTCATTCCTTCGTGTCGGTGGTGAAAAACCCATTAATGTGAATGCTCGGATCATTTCGGCTACCAACCGGAGCCTCGATAAGGAGGTTGAGGAAGGCCGATTCCTATCCGCCCTTTTCTATAGAATTAACGTTTTTGGGATAACCGTGCCACCCCTTCGTGACAGGATCGAAGACATCCCCGTACTCCTGGAAGAGATCATGTCGAGGCTGGCTGCGGAACTTCAACTAACTCATCTCCCGTATGTCGATCCGGCCTTCGCAATTGCGCTTACGAGGTATGACTGGCCCGGCAATGTCCGGGAGTTCCGGAACGTGCTCGAGCGCTCATTGATGCTATCCGACGGGCATAGCTTAAGCTTGACACTCCCTTCTGTTAAAGCAAGTTCTGAGGACTGGTCTCACGTGTCGAGTTTTCCGGTACACGAAGCCACGCTTCATGATGTGACCGATGAGGTGATCAAATCCCTGATTTTGGAGGCGCTCCGACGTTGCGAAGGCAATAGAAGATCCGCAGCCCGGATGCTTGGTATAGCCCGAGATTCTCTGTATCGTCACATGAAGCGTTTTGGGATCATGAGCGAAAACCGCACCGCAGATGAGGATGATTGA
- a CDS encoding YidB family protein: MEFFEEAADELRKNVFSGQDTQSGMLESIMGILNSSESGGAEGLLNIFNEKGLGEVMSSWIGKGENLPISPEQIQQVLGRDQVQRIAEKLGVSPEEASSGLAEMLPQIVDKLTPEGCLPIQDLLHQGLGLIADKLFGK; this comes from the coding sequence ATGGAGTTCTTTGAGGAAGCTGCAGATGAACTCCGGAAAAATGTCTTTTCAGGTCAAGATACCCAGAGTGGCATGCTGGAAAGCATTATGGGCATCCTCAACAGTTCCGAGTCCGGCGGCGCCGAAGGACTGTTAAACATTTTCAACGAGAAGGGGCTTGGCGAGGTAATGTCTTCATGGATTGGCAAAGGAGAAAACCTTCCGATTTCTCCTGAACAAATCCAGCAGGTCCTGGGACGAGATCAAGTTCAAAGGATTGCGGAAAAGCTGGGGGTTTCGCCGGAAGAGGCATCGAGCGGCCTGGCCGAGATGTTACCCCAGATTGTGGACAAACTAACGCCTGAAGGCTGCCTGCCAATCCAGGACCTGCTTCACCAGGGTTTGGGATTGATTGCGGACAAGCTCTTCGGCAAGTGA
- a CDS encoding lipid-binding SYLF domain-containing protein gives MKKKTVLQILFLLFMVGNISQGVSRAENLELENRLNDAQKVITEMLQAPDGGIPHDLLNRSKAIIIFPSVIKAGMGIGGQYGKGVVLRRDPSDRKWGFPAFVTLYGGSFGWQIGVQSTELVLLVMSDVNLKNLFKDKFTIGVDASVAAGPVGRQASADTDISLSAGILSYSRASGLFAGLTIQGGVLEADWEANEAYYGSHVSIIDIFSHKKGHLSPAAKKVIETLNRHLSK, from the coding sequence ATGAAGAAAAAAACGGTCCTACAAATCCTGTTTCTATTGTTTATGGTGGGAAATATTAGCCAGGGGGTATCCCGTGCTGAAAATTTAGAGCTTGAAAATAGATTGAATGATGCGCAGAAAGTCATAACCGAGATGCTCCAGGCTCCAGATGGCGGGATTCCTCATGATTTGCTCAATCGTAGCAAAGCCATAATTATATTTCCGTCAGTTATCAAAGCGGGTATGGGAATAGGTGGGCAATATGGAAAAGGTGTGGTCTTACGTCGTGACCCATCGGACAGGAAATGGGGCTTTCCTGCGTTTGTTACTCTTTATGGTGGGAGTTTCGGTTGGCAAATAGGCGTGCAATCGACCGAATTGGTTCTTTTGGTGATGAGTGACGTTAATCTAAAAAATTTGTTTAAAGACAAGTTTACAATCGGGGTAGACGCTTCGGTGGCAGCAGGTCCTGTTGGCCGACAAGCGTCCGCAGACACCGACATTTCATTATCCGCCGGGATTTTATCATATTCTCGAGCCTCAGGTCTTTTTGCAGGCTTGACCATACAGGGAGGGGTCTTGGAGGCTGATTGGGAGGCCAATGAAGCCTATTATGGTTCACATGTTTCAATTATTGATATATTTTCCCACAAAAAAGGACACCTCTCTCCAGCGGCTAAAAAAGTTATTGAAACTCTGAATAGACACCTGTCAAAATAA
- a CDS encoding DUF302 domain-containing protein: MKSTVNHEGTPMLVKLSTDKTVSEAAAALQAAVQANQFGVMQVHNLKETMAKKGVEFARECLIFEVCQPQQAKKVLYQNMSVSTALPCRISVYEEGGKTILATLKPTALLAMFNAPQLEKVAQEVEDVIVKIMKEAALG, translated from the coding sequence ATGAAGTCAACTGTCAACCATGAAGGGACACCTATGCTGGTCAAATTATCTACCGACAAAACCGTGAGTGAGGCTGCGGCCGCCTTGCAGGCTGCCGTACAGGCAAATCAATTTGGCGTCATGCAGGTGCACAACCTCAAAGAAACCATGGCCAAGAAGGGCGTGGAGTTCGCCCGCGAATGCCTGATTTTTGAGGTGTGTCAGCCGCAACAGGCCAAGAAAGTTCTCTATCAAAACATGAGCGTCTCCACCGCACTGCCATGCCGGATCTCAGTTTACGAGGAGGGCGGTAAAACCATTCTGGCTACATTGAAGCCAACCGCTCTTCTGGCGATGTTCAACGCCCCGCAACTGGAAAAGGTGGCGCAGGAAGTGGAAGACGTTATTGTTAAAATCATGAAGGAGGCAGCATTAGGCTGA